One genomic segment of Mangifera indica cultivar Alphonso chromosome 6, CATAS_Mindica_2.1, whole genome shotgun sequence includes these proteins:
- the LOC123219548 gene encoding probable purine permease 10 has product MAETQELQLQIMVKEAKDAESNEASVAGQATVQHSRAYQRWIRIALHIFFVLSGQAAATLLGRQYYDKGGNSKWLATLVQLVGFPVLLPYYCLPPPKISDTSSNETAPPPSFLVLASVYFSLGLLIAADCFLYSVGLLYLPVSTYSLICASQLAFNSFFSFFLNKQKFTPFIINSLVLLTISSTLLVFQSDSENPTGLSKVKYIIGFICTVGASAGFGLVLSLTQLTFQKVLKKETFTVIMDMIVYTSLVASCATMVGLLVSKEFKSLKTEMGAYKLGKISYVMNLVWTAICWQVFNIGATGLIFETSSLFSNAISVLGLPLVPILAVVFFHDKMGGIKVIAMLLALWGFLSFLYQQYLDDYESKNEKRKADEVVQASDGSQ; this is encoded by the exons ATGGCAGAAACTCAAGAACTGCAACTCCAAATCATGG TTAAGGAAGCTAAGGATGCAGAGTCAAATGAGGCTAGTGTGGCCGGCCAAGCAACAGTGCAACACTCGAGAGCCTATCAACGGTGGATCAGAATAGCCTTGCATATATTCTTTGTTCTCTCCGGCCAAGCAGCGGCCACTCTCCTGGGAAGACAATACTATGACAAAGGAGGCAATAGCAAATGGTTGGCAACACTTGTGCAGCTTGTAGGCTTCCCAGTTCTCCTCCCCTACTACTGCCTTCCACCACCAAAAATTTCCGACACAAGCAGTAATGAAACTGCCCCACCGCCTTCTTTTCTTGTCCTTGCTTCTGTCTACTTCTCCCTTGGCTTGCTTATAGCAGCCGATTGCTTTTTGTATTCAGTTGGGTTGTTATATCTGCCAGTTTCAACTTATTCCCTCATCTGTGCATCCCAGTTGGCCTTCAAttccttcttctccttcttccttAACAAGCAGAAGTTCACTCCATTCATAATCAACTCTTTAGTCCTTCTCACAATCTCCTCCACGCTCCTGGTTTTCCAGAGCGACTCTGAGAACCCCACAGGCTTGTCGAAGGTGAAGTATATAATTGGATTCATTTGCACTGTTGGAGCATCTGCAGGATTTGGACTTGTGCTTTCGCTTACTCAACTCACCTTCCAAAAGGTTCTGAAGAAGGAAACTTTTACAGTAATCATGGATATGATAGTGTATACGAGTCTAGTTGCAAGCTGTGCTACAATGGTGGGACTTCTTGTGAGCAAGGaatttaagagtttaaagacAGAGATGGGAGCATACAAGTTAGGGAAGATCTCATATGTTATGAATTTGGTTTGGACTGCTATATGTTGGCAAGTCTTTAATATTGGCGCAACAGGATTGATCTTCGAGACATCCTCTCTGTTCTCCAATGCCATAAGTGTTCTGGGTTTGCCTTTGGTTCCAATTCTGGCTGTTGTattttttcatgacaaaatgGGTGGCATCAAGGTGATTGCCATGTTGTTGGCTTTATGGGGCTTTCTCAGTTTTCTTTATCAGCAATACCTTGACGACTATGAGTCCAAGAATGAGAAGAGAAAAGCCGATGAAGTTGTTCAGGCCTCTGATGGGAGTCAATAG
- the LOC123218707 gene encoding UDP-N-acetylglucosamine transferase subunit ALG14-like isoform X2, which yields MESSQPVFTLVVLGSEGGHTAEMMNLLSLLQMDRFAPRFYIAPATDDMSLQKACVFEDSLVHKNGVKGPLPQFMQICRSREVGQSCTTYVWTTLLAIVCALWLMIRIRPQVVIGIRWSSVFYVESIARVRRLSFSGLLLYKLHIADQFFVQWPQLQKKYFLSSLCWLSHVVD from the exons ATGGAATCCTCACAGCCAGTCTTTACGCTCGTTGTTTTAGGTTCAG AAGGCGGACACACGGCGGAGATGATGAATCTCTTATCGTTACTGCAAATGGACAGGTTTGCACCGCGGTTCTACATTGCTCCTGCCACTGATGATATGAGTCTGCAGAAGGCATGCGTTTTCGAGGATTCTTTGGTTCATaag AATGGAGTCAAGGGACCTTTGCCACAGTTCATGCAGATCTGCAGAAGCAGGGAAGTTGGTCAATCATGTACAACATATGTTTGGACAACTTTGCTTGCGATTGTTTGTGCACTGTGGCTAATGATTAGAATCAGACCACAAGTG GTCATTGGAATTAGATGGTCATCGGTTTTCTATGTTGAGAGTATAGCACGAGTGAGGAGGCTTTCTTTCAGTGGTTTGCTTCTGTACAAGTTGCACATAGCTGATCAGTTCTTTGTGCAATGGCCACAATTACAGAAAAAGTATTTTTTGAGCTCATTATGTTGGCTGTCTCATGTAGTTGATTGA
- the LOC123219547 gene encoding LOW QUALITY PROTEIN: probable purine permease 10 (The sequence of the model RefSeq protein was modified relative to this genomic sequence to represent the inferred CDS: inserted 1 base in 1 codon), protein MAEIQELQLLIMGVQEAEDGDSIEARVASQATVQHSRDYHRWIRIALHMFFVLSGQAAATLLGRQYYDKGGNSKWMATVVQLVGFPILLPYYCFPAPKISSTSSNETAPPPSFLVLAFVYLSLGLLMAADCFLHSVGLSYLPVSTYSLICASQLAFNSFFSIFLNKQNFTPFIVNSLVLLTISSTLLVFQNDSENPTGVLKGKYVIGFICTVGASAGYGLFLSLTELTFKKVLKKETFTAIMDMIVYPSLVASCAAMVGLVASKEYMSIKTQMEAYKLGRISYVMNLVWTAISWQVFTIGEIGLIFETSSLFSNAISVLGLPLIQVLAVVFFHDKMGGIKVIAMLLALWAFXSFLYQQYLDDCESKNEKRKADEVVQASNGSQ, encoded by the exons ATGGCAGAAATTCAAGAACTGCAACTCCTAATCATGGGTG TTCAGGAAGCTGAAGATGGAGATTCAATTGAGGCTCGCGTGGCCAGCCAAGCCACAGTGCAACACTCCAGAGACTATCACCGGTGGATCAGAATAGCCTTGCATATGTTCTTTGTTCTCTCCGGCCAAGCAGCGGCCACTCTCCTGGGAAGACAATACTATGACAAAGGAGGCAATAGCAAATGGATGGCAACAGTTGTGCAGCTTGTAGGCTTCCCAATTCTCCTTCCCTACTACTGCTTTCCAGCACCAAAAATTTCCAGCACAAGCAGTAATGAAACTGCCCCGCCGCCTTCTTTTCTAGTCCTTGCTTTTGTGTATCTCTCCCTCGGTCTACTTATGGCCGCTGATTGCTTTCTGCATTCAGTTGGGTTGTCATACCTGCCAGTTTCAACTTATTCCCTCATTTGTGCATCCCAGTTGGCCTTCAATTCCTTCTTCTCCATTTTCCTCAATAAGCAGAACTTTACTCCATTCATAGTCAATTCTTTAGTCCTTCTGACAATCTCCTCCACGCTCCTGGTTTTCCAGAATGACTCTGAGAACCCCACTGGCGTGTTGAAGGGGAAGTATGTAATTGGATTCATATGCACTGTTGGAGCATCTGCAGGATATGGACTTTTCCTTTCGCTTACTGAACTCACCTTCAAAAAGGTTCTGAAGAAGGAAACTTTTACAGCAATCATGGATATGATAGTGTATCCGAGTCTAGTTGCAAGCTGTGCTGCAATGGTGGGACTTGTTGCGAGCAAAGAATATATGAGCATAAAGACACAGATGGAGGCATACAAGTTGGGGAGGATTTCATATGTTATGAATTTGGTCTGGACTGCTATATCTTGGCAAGTCTTTACTATTGGTGAAATAGGATTGATCTTCGAGACATCTTCCCTGTTCTCCAATGCCATAAGTGTTCTGGGTTTGCCTTTGATTCAAGTTCTGGCTGTTGTattttttcatgacaaaatgGGTGGTATCAAGGTAATTGCCATGTTGTTGGCTTTATGGGCTT TCAGTTTTCTTTATCAGCAATATCTCGACGACTGTGAGTCCAAGAATGAGAAGAGAAAAGCCGATGAAGTTGTTCAGGCCTCTAATGGGAGTCAATAG
- the LOC123218706 gene encoding putative disease resistance protein RGA3 has product MMAEAFVQILLDNLNSLIGNEVGLLWGVDKEMKKLSSLFSTIQAVLEDAGERQVEDKAIKNWLRKLKEAAYVVDDILDDCATEASRLEHKCQNSRFINKTMSSFMHKLRPHNILFCHKIGVRMREITERLDEIAQERSKFHLNEFVSDRRNEVTERRQTASIITQSHVYGRDEDKEKIIECLVKRVACCDDISIYPIVGLGGLGKTTLAQVVFNDERVKSHFEVRIWVCVSEDFNVRRIVKAIIESASGTTCEFLDLDPLQRRLQELIKEKRYLLVLDDVWNEDQDLWDRLKFVLACGSKGASIVVTTRINRVASIMGTLPHHNLSGLLEDDCWSLFKERAFGPDKEERPNLLALGKEIVKKCGGVPLAVKSLGSLMRFKDKEDEWLSVRDSELWNLPLGENSILPALRLSYSHLPSKFKQCFAYCAFFPKDFRIEKTKLIHLWMANGFITSSGKQELEDIGNEICNELCWRSFLLDGEKYKIGDIVRFSMHDLVHDLAQSIMEDECHLVKSHCSNPISKRTVHVGINFDFLQSFMNANALHGSETVRTIYLLPGTSSPENAFDFSCDFSRLRALSACRYSGKKLSSISHLTHLRYLNLSYSNIVKLPESICGLFNMQILILERCYSLLELPKQMRCLKNLRHLHLNGCSELSQMPQKMGQITCLQTLTLFVVSEKGSHLAELKGLNLGGELHIKYLERVGNPLDAKEANLLGKQNLRRLTLSWEQVSESELPENAEEVLDALEPPRNLEHLVIRKYKGVQFPLWVNDQNLSKVVSIELSQCPNCVQLSSFWKLPFLQRLALYRMTQVSYINDDIQSAGLIGRFPSLKKLEIYDMPRLQRLTKEDGEEFFPCLTNLEIFDCCKLTLPRLPSLERLWVKGCSDAMLRSISDARRLDRLNLLDNNESIYLPRGMLQNLTSLHSVTIRNFSKLKGLPTELQQLSSLRSLNLINCPELVALPEGIKRLSSLQHLTISGADLGVQLEFNSKIPTDFSQATYCSYRPASKAKLAVLPEVLRHIPALQSFCISSYPDLALLPDWLGDLTSLQSFYIYYCPKLSSLPASIQSLSNLQKLEIYYCPELVKRCEKETGEDWYKVAHIPNVTVELEDKSWNRHANVSANEKYKTSKTNCCIKLNDMMGI; this is encoded by the exons ATGATGGCCGAAGCTTTTGTTCAAATTCTACTGGACAATTTGAACTCACTCATCGGAAATGAGGTTGGGTTGCTCTGGGGTGTtgacaaagaaatgaaaaaactttCCAGCTTGTTCTCAACTATTCAGGCCGTGCTTGAAGACGCTGGGGAGAGGCAAGTAGAGGACAAGGCAATCAAGAATTGGTTAAGGAAGCTAAAAGAGGCGGCTTATGTGGTAGATGACATCTTGGATGATTGCGCCACTGAAGCCTCTCGATTAGAGCATAAATGCCAGAATTCAAGGTTTATAAACAAGACAATGTCTTCTTTCATGCATAAACTTCGTccacataatattttattctgtcACAAGATCGGTGTTAGGATGAGAGAGATTACAGAAAGGTTAGATGAAATTGCTCAAGAGCGAAGtaaatttcatttgaatgaGTTTGTTTCAGATAGGCGAAATGAAGTCACAGAAAGACGCCAAACTGCCTCCATTATTACGCAATCTCATGTATATGGAAGAGACgaggataaagaaaaaattattgaatgcCTGGTGAAGCGTGTAGCCTGTTGTGATGACATTTCAATCTACCCAATAGTTGGTTTAGGAGGCCTCGGAAAGACAACACTTGCTCAAGTAGTCTTCAATGATGAAAGAGTGAAGAGTCATTTTGAGGTGAGAATTTGGGTTTGTGTCTCTGAGGATTTCAATGTGAGGAGGATTGTTAAAGCTATTATTGAATCTGCAAGTGGAACTACTTGTGAATTCTTAGACTTGGACCCTTTGCAGCGACGACTACAAGAGTTAATTAAAGAGAAACGGTATCTGCTAGTTCTCGATGATGTGTGGAATGAAGATCAAGACTTGTGGGATAGATTAAAGTTCGTATTGGCGTGTGGGTCAAAAGGGGCTTCAATCGTCGTCACAACTCGTATCAACAGGGTTGCATCAATTATGGGAACGCTCCCTCATCATAATTTATCAGGATTACTGGAGGATGATTGCTGGTCCTTGTTTAAGGAGCGTGCATTTGGACCTGACAAAGAAGAACGTCCAAACCTTTTAGCATTGGGAAAGGAGATAGTGAAGAAGTGTGGGGGTGTGCCTCTAGCTGTAAAGTCTCTAGGCAGTCTGATGCGCTTTAAAGACAAGGAGGATGAATGGCTCTCTGTTAGGGACAGTGAACTTTGGAACTTGCCACTTGGGGAAAACTCTATCTTGCCAGCTTTACGGTTGAGTTACTCTCATTTaccatcaaaatttaaacaatgtTTTGCTTATTGTGCTTTCTTTCCTAAGGATTTTCGGATTGAGAAAACAAAGCTGATTCATCTATGGATGGCCAACGGGTTTATTACTTCCTCGGGAAAACAGGAGCTAGAAGATATTGGTAATGAGATATGCAATGAATTATGTTGGAGATCTTTTCTTCTTGATGGTGAGAAATATAAGATTGGTGACATCGTCAGATTTTCTATGCATGACCTTGTTCATGATCTTGCCCAATCTATAATGGAAGATGAATGTCATCTAGTGAAGTCTCATTGCTCAAATCCTATCTCAAAAAGAACGGTTCATGTTggaataaattttgattttctgcAGTCGTTTATGAATGCTAATGCTTTGCATGGATCTGAAACCGTAAGGACAATTTATCTGCTGCCAGGTACAAGCAGTCCAGAGAATGCCTTCGACTTTTCTTGTGACTTCTCAAGATTAAGAGCATTATCTGCGTGTCGGTATAGTGGGAAGAAGTTGTCTTCAATTAGCCATTTGACGCATTTAAGGTActtgaacctttcttactctaATATCGTTAAGCTTCCAGAATCAATTTGTGGGTTGTTTAATATGCAGATTTTGATACTAGAAAGATGTTATTCTCTTTTGGAACTACCTAAACAGATGAGGTGCCTAAAAAATCTACGACATCTTCACCTTAATGGTTGTTCTGAATTATCTCAAATGCCCCAAAAAATGGGACAGATCACTTGCTTACAGACTTTAACTTTGTTCGTTGTGAGTGAGAAAGGTTCTCACCTAGCTGAATTGAAAGGTTTAAATCTAGGAGGAGAGTTGCATATTAAATATCTCGAGAGAGTGGGCAATCCGCTGGATGCAAAGGAAGCAAATTTGTTGGGAAAGCAAAATCTCCGCCGCTTGACCTTGTCCTGGGAACAAGTTAGTGAATCTGAATTGCCGGAAAATGCTGAGGAGGTCCTTGATGCCCTTGAGCCTCCCCGAAACCTTGAGCATTTGgttataagaaaatacaaaggTGTCCAGTTTCCACTTTGGGTGAATGATCAAAATCTTAGTAAGGTTGTTTCTATTGAGCTCTCACAGTGTCCAAATTGTGTTCAGCTTTCTTCCTTTTGGAAACTACCTTTCCTTCAACGTCTTGCACTCTATAGAATGACTCAAGTATCGTACATTAACGACGATATTCAAAGTGCAGGACTAATAGGAAGATTCCCATCTTTGAAGAAACTTGAGATTTATGATATGCCAAGGTTACAGAGGTTGACGAAAGAGGATGGAGAAGAATTTTTCCCGTGTCTTACCAACCTGGAAATTTTTGATTGCTGTAAATTGACTTTGCCACGTCTTCCTTCATTGGAACGCTTATGGGTGAAAGGTTGCAGTGACGCGATGCTGAGATCAATCTCAGACGCTAGACGCCTTGATCGCCTAAATTTACTTGATAACAATGAGTCAATTTACCTTCCACGAGGGATGTTGCAAAACCTCACCTCTCTTCATTCAGTTACTATTCGAAATTTCAGCAAGCTTAAGGGGCTTCCCACAGAGTTGCAACAGCTTTCCAGCCTCCGGAGCTTGAACCTTATTAACTGCCCAGAGTTGGTAGCCCTTCCTGAAGGTATTAAACGCCTCAGTTCCCTCCAGCATTTAACCATATCTGGTGCAGATTTAGGTGTTCAATTagagtttaattcaaaaatacCCACCGACTTTAGTCAAGCCACATATTGTTCATATAGACCTGCTTCTAAGGCTAAGTTGGCAGTCTTGCCAGAGGTCTTAAGGCATATCCCTGCACTGCAGTCTTTCTGTATATCCAGCTACCCTGATCTGGCATTATTACCTGACTGGCTGGGAGACCTCACATCACTTCAATCTTTTTACATCTATTACTGCCCAAAATTGTCATCTCTTCCCGCTAGCATTCAGAGTCTCAGCAATCTACAGAAACTGGAGATTTATTACTGCCCTGAACTGGTTAAGCGATGTGAGAAAGAAACCGGGGAGGATTGGTACAAAGTAGCACACATTCCGAACGTTACAGTGGAATTGGAAGATAAAAGTTGGAATCGGCACGCAAACGTTAGTGCAAATGAGAAATACAAAACAAGTAAAACTAATTGTTGCATCAAGTTGAATG ATATGATGGGCATTTGA
- the LOC123218707 gene encoding UDP-N-acetylglucosamine transferase subunit ALG14-like isoform X3 encodes MESSQPVFTLVVLGSGGHTAEMMNLLSLLQMDRFAPRFYIAPATDDMSLQKACVFEDSLVHKNGVKGPLPQFMQICRSREVGQSCTTYVWTTLLAIVCALWLMIRIRPQVVIGIRWSSVFYVESIARVRRLSFSGLLLYKLHIADQFFVQWPQLQKKYFLSSLCWLSHVVD; translated from the exons ATGGAATCCTCACAGCCAGTCTTTACGCTCGTTGTTTTAGGTTCAG GCGGACACACGGCGGAGATGATGAATCTCTTATCGTTACTGCAAATGGACAGGTTTGCACCGCGGTTCTACATTGCTCCTGCCACTGATGATATGAGTCTGCAGAAGGCATGCGTTTTCGAGGATTCTTTGGTTCATaag AATGGAGTCAAGGGACCTTTGCCACAGTTCATGCAGATCTGCAGAAGCAGGGAAGTTGGTCAATCATGTACAACATATGTTTGGACAACTTTGCTTGCGATTGTTTGTGCACTGTGGCTAATGATTAGAATCAGACCACAAGTG GTCATTGGAATTAGATGGTCATCGGTTTTCTATGTTGAGAGTATAGCACGAGTGAGGAGGCTTTCTTTCAGTGGTTTGCTTCTGTACAAGTTGCACATAGCTGATCAGTTCTTTGTGCAATGGCCACAATTACAGAAAAAGTATTTTTTGAGCTCATTATGTTGGCTGTCTCATGTAGTTGATTGA
- the LOC123219472 gene encoding probable purine permease 10, with amino-acid sequence MGEAQEVQLQIMVEEAKKPKSAQNINMTAAVPQQIDYKWWLRIALYILIVLVGQTVALLLGRLYYVKGGTSKWVETLMQVAGFPVLLFFYCFSAFKKPTSNNLRSQPRSSFIVALIYVSLGLLTALNCFLLSIGMLYLPVSTVTLISASQLGFNALFSLFLNSQKFTPLIINSMVILTISSILLMFQDGSGEPSGVSKVKFAIGFICNIAGSAGCGLILALMQLCFRKVLNRGTFKEIIDVIFYSSIVATGATLVGLFASGEWKGLSKEMELYELGKVAYVMTIFWATIAWQIFTVGVVGLIFEVSSLFCNSISVLGFPLVPALAVVFFHDKMDGVKVISMVLAIWGVVSYIYQQYLDKSNSETDSRIASEDSEAFPSGLEIVHK; translated from the exons ATGGGAGAAGCTCAAGAAGTGCAACTCCAAATCATGG TTGAGGAGGCTAAAAAACCAAAAAGTGCTCAGAATATAAATATGACTGCAGCAGTGCCTCAACAAATAGATTACAAATGGTGGCTGAGGATAGCTCTCTACATTCTCATTGTCCTTGTTGGCCAGACAGTGGCTCTACTTTTGGGAAGATTGTACTATGTTAAAGGAGGCACAAGCAAATGGGTAGAAACATTAATGCAGGTTGCAGGTTTCCCAGTTCTCCTTTTCTTCTATTGCTTTTCTGCTTTCAAAAAACCCACTTCAAACAATCTTCGAAGTCAACCAAGATCTTCCTTTATTGTGGCATTGATTTATGTCTCACTAGGCTTACTTACAGCATTGAATTGCTTTCTGCTTTCAATTGGGATGCTATATCTTCCTGTTTCTACTGTCACTCTCATTTCTGCATCCCAGTTAGGCTTCAATGCTTTATTCTCACTTTTCCTGAATTCACAGAAATTCACCCCTTTAATCATCAATTCCATGGTGATTCTCACCATCTCCTCTATCCTTCTTATGTTTCAAGATGGCTCTGGAGAGCCCTCTGGAGTCTCCAAAGTGAAGTTTGCTATTGGGTTCATATGCAACATTGCTGGATCCGCAGGCTGTGGATTGATACTTGCTTTGATGCAGCTTTGTTTTCGGAAGGTTCTTAACAGAGGAACTTTCAAAGAGATCATCGATGTCATATTCTATTCTTCAATAGTTGCAACTGGTGCAACCCTGGTGGGACTTTTTGCCAGTGGAGAATGGAAAGGTTTAAGTAAAGAGATGGAATTGTATGAGCTTGGAAAAGTGGCCTATGTGATGACTATTTTTTGGGCAACCATAGCTTGGCAGATTTTTACTGTTGGCGTCGTCGGATTGATCTTTGAGGTGTCTTCACTGTTCTGCAACTCCATAAGTGTTTTAGGGTTTCCTCTGGTTCCAGCTTTGGCTGTGGTGTTTTTCCATGACAAAATGGATGGAGTGAAGGTGATCTCCATGGTTTTGGCCATTTGGGGCGTTGTTTCTTATATCTATCAGCAGTATTTGGACAAATCCAATTCAGAAACTGATTCCAGAATTGCCAGTGAAGATTCTGAAGCTTTTCCTTCCGGCCTTGAAATAGTTCACAAATGA
- the LOC123218707 gene encoding UDP-N-acetylglucosamine transferase subunit ALG14 homolog isoform X1: MEKLKDCCWSIMAFVAISVSILTICLLYVLSLNGILTASLYARCFRFRFAPRFYIAPATDDMSLQKACVFEDSLVHKNGVKGPLPQFMQICRSREVGQSCTTYVWTTLLAIVCALWLMIRIRPQVVIGIRWSSVFYVESIARVRRLSFSGLLLYKLHIADQFFVQWPQLQKKYFLSSLCWLSHVVD, encoded by the exons ATGGAGAAACTGAAAGACTGTTGCTGGTCCATAATGGCATTCGTTGCCATTAGCGTTTCAATCTTGACGATTTGTCTTCTTTACGTACTATCTTTAAATGGAATCCTCACAGCCAGTCTTTACGCTCGTTGTTTTAGGTTCAG GTTTGCACCGCGGTTCTACATTGCTCCTGCCACTGATGATATGAGTCTGCAGAAGGCATGCGTTTTCGAGGATTCTTTGGTTCATaag AATGGAGTCAAGGGACCTTTGCCACAGTTCATGCAGATCTGCAGAAGCAGGGAAGTTGGTCAATCATGTACAACATATGTTTGGACAACTTTGCTTGCGATTGTTTGTGCACTGTGGCTAATGATTAGAATCAGACCACAAGTG GTCATTGGAATTAGATGGTCATCGGTTTTCTATGTTGAGAGTATAGCACGAGTGAGGAGGCTTTCTTTCAGTGGTTTGCTTCTGTACAAGTTGCACATAGCTGATCAGTTCTTTGTGCAATGGCCACAATTACAGAAAAAGTATTTTTTGAGCTCATTATGTTGGCTGTCTCATGTAGTTGATTGA